In Schizosaccharomyces osmophilus chromosome 2, complete sequence, the following proteins share a genomic window:
- the mrpl28 gene encoding mitochondrial ribosomal protein subunit L40 yields MKSTLRLLAKATKASKKTGPSVRDESVQLLRSALYEIPNENALHMDKESWKKHEIINRAWGIHQSRKQKELKCSYEKQFQAMQEACEELRLTSESLFNASMTGSKSRRFPIQTRIPTDTPPRIMS; encoded by the coding sequence ATGAAGTCTACTTTACGGCTTTTGGCAAAAGCtacaaaagcaagtaaGAAAACTGGCCCTAGTGTTCGTGATGAATCCGTGCAGCTTCTGAGAAGTGCATTGTATGAAATCCCCAATGAAAATGCTCTACATATGGACAAGGAATCATGGAAAAAGCATGAAATTATCAATAGAGCCTGGGGCATACATCAAAgtagaaagcaaaaagaattgaaatgTTCATATGAGAAACAATTCCAAGCTATGCAAGAGGCCTGTGAGGAACTTCGTTTAACCAGCGAAAGTCTGTTTAATGCCTCTATGACAGGATCAAAAAGTCGGAGATTCCCTATACAGACACGGATACCCACAGACACTCCCCCAAGAATTATGAGTTAA
- the mrpl40 gene encoding mitochondrial ribosomal protein subunit L24, producing the protein MKDLRTVFPKYYGGGKSLLRSKRSLPVHMRTRLYDHLRSKEFDRDPTEAQLELPVVPPTSRIPYWNVFKGDYVHVHSGPNKGKWGRVLDTNKYTNGITIEGVNVRSVRIPKYLLRSPPEDGKDPVVDLAHEIPYSQIQLLANAKSTDGKRVLVPVEATSKSNSPKGRKLIAPNYEGIDNKDVHLPTPKDDKPQRADGSMDTKESTVAKVTWSPSLTEAPLPPFAVGDLRVNWSRRLEHVWAYKKNKKDIFEIAKNLVRAENTAEAFVKQYPDHVTQKKPSS; encoded by the coding sequence ATGAAAGATTTGCGGACTGTGTTTCCAAAGTATTATGGAGGTGGGAAAAGCCTTTTGAGATCCAAACGCAGTTTGCCTGTTCACATGCGGACGCGTCTTTACGATCATCTAAGAAGCAAGGAATTCGATAGGGATCCTACTGAAGCTCAATTGGAATTACCAGTCGTACCTCCTACCTCAAGAATACCTTACTGGAATGTTTTCAAAGGTGACTACGTTCACGTTCATAGCGGCCCTAACAAAGGGAAATGGGGCCGTGTGTTGGatacaaacaaatacaCAAATGGCATTACCATCGAAGGTGTAAATGTGCGATCCGTAAGAATACCCAAGTATCTTTTAAGAAGCCCTCCGGAAGATGGCAAGGACCCTGTTGTGGATCTCGCCCACGAAATTCCCTATTCGCAAATTCAGTTGCTAGCAAACGCTAAAAGTACCGACGGAAAACGCGTCCTTGTACCCGTGGAAGCCACTTCAAAATCCAATTCCCCAAAAGGTCGAAAATTAATCGCTCCTAATTACGAAGGAATCGACAATAAAGACGTTCACCTCCCAACCCCAAAGGATGATAAGCCTCAACGCGCTGACGGCAGTATGGACACAAAGGAGTCTACTGTCGCTAAAGTTACCTGGAGTCCTAGTTTGACTGAAGCTCCCTTGCCTCCTTTTGCCGTTGGTGATTTGCGTGTCAATTGGTCTCGTCGTTTGGAGCATGTTTGGgcatacaaaaaaaacaagaaagataTTTTCGAAATTGCCAAAAACTTGGTTCGCGCCGAAAATACCGCTGAAGCTTTCGTTAAACAATATCCCGACCATGTCACACAGAAAAAACCCAGCTCATGA
- the sdo1 gene encoding SBDS family ribosome assembly protein Sdo1, whose product MGAINQPVGQIRLTNVSVVKYKKGGKRFEIACYKNKVTEWRNKIETDLDEVLQIHNVFSNVSKGHVSSKNDLKSAFGTDDVDAIILEILQKGDFQVGDKERSHQMSSTYRDIVSHVTLMCVDPNTRRPYPASIIEKAISDCGFSVSSKSAKSQALEAIRKLQEKGEIPIVRARMRIRVVIDIKQGKPLREKIRSLADEVEEENMDDEYECVALVLPGNYKTLDELIRNETKGRGMVQLLDMNESRA is encoded by the exons ATGGGAGCTATAAATCAACCTGTAGGACAAATTCGATTGACAAATGTATCTGTTGtgaaatataaaaaaggtGGAAAACGTTTCGAAATCGCTTgttacaaaaacaaagtgaCGGAATggagaaacaaaat TGAGACGGACCTTGACGAAGTTTTACAAATTCATAATGTATTCAGCAATGTCTCTAAAGGTCATGTTTCCAGCAAAAACGACCTGAAAAGTGCTTTTGGCACAGATGATGTAGACGCTATTATCTTGGaaattttacaaaaggGTGATTTTCAAGTTGGtgataaagaaagaagccACCAGATGTCTTCTACTTATCGTGACATTGTTTCGCATGTTACTCTCATGTGCGTTGACCCTAACACCCGCCGTCCTTATCCTGCATCCATTATTGAGAAGGCTATTTCAGACTGTGgattttctgtttctaGCAAGAGCGCTAAGTCTCAAGCATTAGAAGCGATTCGTAAGCTTCAGGAGAAGGGAGAAATTCCAATTGTGCGTGCTCGTATGCGTATCCGTGTTGTCATCGATATCAAGCAAGGAAAGCCTTTGCGTGAAAAAATTCGTTCTTTGGCAGATGaggttgaagaagaaaatatggaCGACGAGTATGAGTGTGTTGCTCTCGTCCTTCCCGGGAATTACAAAACGCTAGACGAGCTTATTCGCAATGAAACAAAGGGCCGTGGTATGGTGCAGCTTTTGGATATGAACGAGTCAAGGGCATAg
- a CDS encoding Brix domain protein Rpf1 — MGPIKNKIVRQQLYLKELQRRKKEKLEKRKDRAKEEEKEPEKKAARLAENVPETIESKRVYDETVLQDEPDEEVQAEIQDDEFAAYFNEERRFPKLLVTTSKRASRKCYDFASELLDCFPNAEFRKRTGNIEIHEIAEAATKRGYTDLIVLNEDRKQTNALTLIHLPSGPSFYFTLSSIQSAQEISNHGRSSGHIPELIINNFSTRLGLTVARAFQSLFIQQPQIQGRQVVTIHCQRDFLFFRRHRYDFRERSNRPDGIGTGLQELGPRFTMRLRMVQRGIWDNKKGEVFFESNAGEESDRRKFWL; from the coding sequence ATGGGGCCAATtaagaataaaattgttCGTCAGCAATTGTACTTGAAAGAAttacaaagaagaaagaaagaaaaattggaaaaacgAAAGGATAGagccaaagaagaagaaaaggaaccagaaaagaaagcggCTCGCCTTGCTGAAAATGTACCTGAAACCATTGAATCCAAACGAGTTTACGATGAGACGGTTTTGCAAGATGAGCCAGATGAAGAGGTGCAGGCTGAAATCCAAGACGATGAGTTTGCTGCCTATTTTAACGAGGAGAGAAGATTCCCCAAACTATTGGTAACTACCAGCAAACGCGCTTCACGGAAGTGTTATGACTTTGCTTCAGAATTACTGGACTGCTTTCCGAATGCGGAATTCCGTAAACGAACCGGGAATATTGAAATCCATGAAATTGCTGAAGCGGCTACCAAACGCGGTTATACTGACTTGATTGTCTTGAATGAAGATCGCAAACAGACCAACGCTCTCACTTTAATTCATTTACCAAGTGGaccttctttttactttactCTTTCCAGTATTCAGTCTGCACAAGAAATATCCAACCATGGTCGCTCAAGTGGTCATATTCCAGAACTGATCATTAACAACTTTAGCACTCGGTTGGGTTTAACAGTTGCTCGCGCTTTCCAATCTTTGTTTATCCAGCAACCTCAAATCCAGGGTCGACAAGTTGTAACTATTCATTGCCAACgtgattttcttttcttccgtCGTCACCGTTACGACTTTCGAGAAAGGTCGAATCGACCAGATGGCATCGGTACAGGTTTGCAGGAATTAGGACCACGTTTCACCATGCGCTTAAGAATGGTTCAAAGAGGAATTTGGGATAATAAGAAAGGCGAAGTCTTCTTTGAAAGCAACGCTGGCGAGGAATCTGATAGACGCAAATTCtggctttaa